Proteins found in one Alicyclobacillus cycloheptanicus genomic segment:
- a CDS encoding glucose-6-phosphate isomerase, whose translation MIVLDRTHTTGFLDDEELTSAAPVVSTLHQHLVERRVPGADYLGWLDLASRTLAAGVADIEEAAQRIRDRADALVVIGIGGSYLGARAGCEWLKPAYYNQLPKAQRGGPEIYFFGNHISADAASDLLDVLQGKQVYVNVISKSGTTTEPAIGFRVLRAWMQQTYGEAETRQRIVATTDAAKGALRKLAEEEGYQTFVIPDDVGGRYSVLTPVGLLPLSVIGVDVRELLEGAAWAETAFGTGALADNLAYQYAVMRNALYRKGFVTEVLAHFEPSLHSFAEWWKQLFGESEGKNGKGIFPASVGYTTDLHSMGQFIQEGYRNLFETFVHIERTRRVVRVPAAEVDDGLAYLAGKELAWINDKARQATAHAHAEGGVPNLLVQVQDQSARSLGALFYFFERACAMSGLLMGVNPFNQPGVENYKQKMFALLGKPGTAQA comes from the coding sequence GTGATTGTGCTTGACCGGACGCATACGACGGGGTTTCTGGACGATGAGGAGTTGACCAGTGCAGCACCGGTTGTGTCGACGCTGCACCAGCACCTGGTGGAGCGGAGGGTGCCTGGCGCAGACTATCTCGGATGGCTGGATTTGGCCTCGCGGACGCTGGCGGCAGGGGTCGCGGACATTGAGGAGGCCGCACAGCGCATCCGCGACCGGGCGGATGCGCTCGTCGTGATCGGCATTGGGGGTTCGTATTTGGGGGCGCGGGCTGGCTGCGAATGGCTCAAACCCGCGTATTACAACCAGCTGCCCAAGGCACAGCGGGGCGGCCCGGAGATTTACTTTTTCGGCAATCACATTTCTGCGGATGCGGCTTCTGATCTGCTCGACGTGCTGCAGGGCAAGCAGGTGTACGTGAATGTGATTTCCAAGTCAGGCACCACCACAGAACCGGCCATCGGGTTTCGCGTGCTGCGTGCATGGATGCAGCAGACCTACGGCGAAGCGGAAACCCGCCAGCGCATCGTGGCGACGACAGACGCCGCGAAAGGCGCGCTGCGCAAACTCGCGGAGGAAGAGGGGTATCAAACCTTCGTCATTCCGGATGATGTCGGCGGCAGGTATTCGGTGTTGACGCCGGTGGGGCTGCTGCCGCTGTCGGTGATTGGGGTGGACGTCCGTGAACTGCTGGAAGGGGCTGCGTGGGCGGAAACGGCGTTTGGCACCGGTGCGCTGGCAGACAACCTCGCCTATCAGTACGCGGTGATGCGCAATGCGCTGTACCGCAAGGGGTTTGTCACGGAGGTGCTGGCACACTTCGAACCGTCGCTTCATTCGTTCGCGGAGTGGTGGAAGCAGCTGTTTGGAGAGAGTGAAGGAAAGAACGGGAAGGGGATTTTCCCCGCGTCTGTCGGGTATACGACCGATTTGCATTCGATGGGCCAGTTTATCCAGGAAGGGTACAGAAATCTGTTCGAGACGTTCGTTCATATCGAGCGCACCCGACGAGTGGTCAGGGTGCCAGCCGCGGAGGTGGACGACGGGCTGGCGTACCTGGCTGGCAAGGAATTGGCCTGGATCAACGACAAGGCGCGGCAGGCAACCGCGCATGCACACGCCGAGGGCGGGGTACCGAATCTGCTGGTGCAGGTGCAGGACCAGTCCGCGCGGTCGCTGGGCGCCTTGTTCTATTTCTTTGAACGAGCCTGTGCCATGAGCGGCTTGCTGATGGGGGTCAACCCATTCAACCAGCCTGGCGTAGAAAACTATAAGCAGAAGATGTTTGCGCTGCTCGGCAAGCCAGGCACGGCACAAGCCTGA
- a CDS encoding cyclase family protein, whose protein sequence is MAVFYDISLPIYEGMPVYKNKPEKQTTFETTADFSSGTSHETRIHMDAHAGTHVDAPLHMTPGGATIETLDVQRLMRNVKVIDMTHVVDHIALSDVEPLGLQRGDFVLFKTSNSFDQQFNAAFVFIAKDAAKYLAEAGIDGVGVDGLGIERSQPGHETHKLLMDAGVIILEGLALQEVPAGEYWMAALPLRLIGTDAAPVRAVLLDKR, encoded by the coding sequence GTGGCGGTTTTCTACGATATTAGTTTACCGATTTACGAAGGCATGCCTGTGTACAAGAACAAACCGGAGAAGCAAACCACGTTCGAGACCACCGCTGACTTTTCCTCCGGCACGTCGCATGAAACCAGGATTCACATGGACGCCCACGCCGGCACCCACGTCGACGCGCCGCTGCACATGACGCCGGGCGGTGCAACCATCGAAACCCTCGACGTGCAGCGGTTGATGCGCAATGTGAAAGTCATCGACATGACCCATGTGGTCGACCACATTGCCCTCTCAGACGTGGAGCCCTTGGGCTTGCAGCGCGGGGATTTTGTCCTGTTCAAAACCAGCAATTCGTTTGATCAACAATTTAACGCGGCGTTTGTGTTCATTGCCAAGGATGCTGCGAAGTATCTTGCCGAGGCGGGCATCGACGGCGTCGGCGTCGACGGGCTGGGTATCGAGCGGTCCCAGCCGGGACACGAGACCCACAAGCTTCTGATGGACGCTGGCGTCATCATCCTCGAGGGCCTCGCGCTGCAGGAGGTACCGGCTGGGGAGTACTGGATGGCCGCGCTGCCGCTGCGCCTCATCGGCACCGACGCGGCGCCGGTTCGCGCGGTCCTCTTAGACAAACGCTGA
- a CDS encoding MarR family winged helix-turn-helix transcriptional regulator — MESNDPVSVQMRQLDDLMARLQRMMAHDSLIKRSNMTASQIFILRYLDKCERAKASDIAKVAGLSPGAVTQVCDELERSGLVERIRSQEDRRVVYVSITAQGRQRLDEFRKIRSARMKKIFREIGAHDTGEFIRIVGRLVDLIERGVGEEADDAE; from the coding sequence ATGGAATCGAACGATCCGGTTTCGGTACAAATGCGGCAATTAGACGACTTGATGGCCCGCCTGCAGCGCATGATGGCGCATGATTCGCTGATCAAGCGGTCCAACATGACGGCGAGCCAAATCTTTATCCTGCGCTATCTGGACAAGTGCGAACGTGCCAAGGCGTCCGATATTGCGAAGGTGGCCGGATTGAGCCCAGGGGCTGTGACCCAGGTCTGCGACGAACTGGAGCGCAGCGGGCTGGTGGAGCGGATTCGTTCGCAAGAGGACCGTCGGGTCGTCTATGTGTCCATCACGGCGCAGGGACGCCAACGACTCGATGAGTTCCGGAAAATCCGCAGCGCCCGCATGAAGAAAATCTTTCGCGAGATTGGCGCACATGATACAGGGGAGTTCATTCGCATCGTGGGCCGCTTGGTGGACCTCATTGAACGCGGGGTTGGTGAAGAAGCGGACGACGCCGAATGA